The following DNA comes from Flexivirga oryzae.
GCAGCACCGAGCCCATCAGGACGAGCACCGCGGAGCCGGCGACCGGGATCCAGGTCGCGACCGCAACGGTGCGGCGCGCACCGACCAGGAGCACACCGACACCGGTGAGCGCCAGGACCGCCGGCCACTGGCCGACGGTGTAGGCGAAGTTGCGTCCTGCGGCGGCGTCGTCCAGTTGGGTCATCGTCACCAGCGCGCCGATGCCGCCGACCACCGCCAGCATCGCGAGCGACCCGAGCACCGCCACCACCGCGCGCACCACGAGCGGTGTCCGCCGTGCCACGCCACAGGTCAGCACGTCCTCGAGCAGACCGTCGGCCTCGTCGGTGCCGCTGCCCAGCACCGTCAGCACCGCGTAACAGCCGGCCAGCAGGGCCAGCAGCACCCCGGCGAAGGAGAAGAACGCAGCGTCGAGTCGGTGCTCGCCGGTCAGGTCGCTCATCAGCTTGGCGGTCGACGAATCCCGTTGCAGTAGTTGGACAAGACTGCCACTCATCCCACCGAACAACGCGGCGAGTGCGGCGCAGACCGCGGTCCAGCTCAGCCAGCGTCCGCGCTCCAGGTGCCAGGTCAACGCGAGCGCGGAGCGCACCTGCAGGCGGTCGTCGCTGGTTGCCCGGTCGTGCAGCGGCGCGGTCGCGTACTCCCGGCCGCGCCCGATCAGCCACACACCTGCGCCGACCGCTCCGCAGAGCGCGGCGAACACGAGCAGGCTCCACCACCGGTCATCGGTGTATGGCGCCTCGACGTCCTTCCAGCCGAGCGGACTGACCCAGCGAAGCGCGGTGACGCCGTGCACGTTGGCCACCGCACGGAGTGCGAAAGCCACTGCCAGCGCGAGAAATCCGAGCAGTTTGGCAAGCCCGGTGCTGTCCGCCGACTCCCCGGCGGCCAGACCGATCAGCCCGAAGCAGAGACTGCAGCATGCCGTCACGGCACCGAGCCCGACGGCGCCCTGCCAGGTCAGCTCGTCGACGATCGGGAGCTCGGCCACACCGACAGCGGCGACCGCGAGACCGAAGCCGACGGCGACGACCGCGACGGCAGTCAGCCCACCCCGCAACCGGTCGCGCCCGTCGTGACCGCTGGCCTGCAAGAGCTCGGCGACACCCGAATCCTCGGCACCACGAACAAAACTCACACCAAGCAGCAGCGCCATGATCGACGATGCGATGATCAGGTAGGTGCCCATCTCCCACGCCGCGAGCTGCCCGATGGTGCCCGGGTCCGGCAGCGGACCGTAGAGCAGCCGGGTCGCCGCGTTGTCGCCCAGACTCTCGATGAGGTGCTGGCGTTGGGAGAGCTTCGGGTAGGTCGAGGCGTATGACGGTGCCACCACCGCGAGGAGCCCGAGCAACGGCAGCGTCCAGGCGAGGATGCGCCGACGGTGGGTCCGCAGGGCGACCCGGGCCGGGCCGGTTCCGTGCGCCGCGCTCATCTCGCCGCCACCTTGTAGTGCCGCAGGAAGAGGTCCTCCAGGCTGGCCGGTGTGCACCGCACATCGGTCGGGTGTGCCACCAGGAGCACCTGCAACACCCGGTCGACAGCCTCCTGCGGGACGCTGGCCTCCACGCGGATCTTGCCGTCCGACAACGGCTTACGGGCGACCTCGACTCTAGTGCCGAGCACGTCCTGGACCTCGTCGACGACCCGGTCGGCGACGTCCCCCGACAGCACCGCACTGATCGTGGACGCCGCGAGGTGCCGCATCTGGGACAGCTGGCCGGTCTCGACCAGCCGGCCGTCCTTGATGATCGTCACCGCGTCGCACAGCTGCTCGACCTCGCCCAGGATGTGGCTGGACAGCAGGACGGTGCGTCCTTGCGAGGTCGCCTGCTCCACACACTCGCCGAAGGTGCGCTCCATCAAGGGGTCGAGGCCGGACGTCGGCTCGTCGAGGATGAGCAGCTCGGTGTTCGCCGCGAAGGCGGCCACCAGCATGACCTTCTGCCGGTTTCCCTTGGAATACTTACGGATCCGTTTGCTGGTGTCGAGTGCGAACGCCTCGATCAAGGCGCTCTCGCGCTGGTCGTCGTAGTCGCCGCCGGCGGACCGCCGCAGTCCGGCCAGCGCGTCCAGTGCCTGCCGCCCGGTGAGCGTGGGCCACAGTGCGACCTCGCCGGCGACATACGACACCTGACGGTTGACGGTCGCGCTGTCAGTGGCGGGGTCACGGCCGAGCACGCGCACGACCCCGGCATCCCGCCCGTAGAGGCCGAGCAGCACCCGGATGGTCGTGGTCTTGCCGGCGCCGTTCGGCCCGAGGAATCCGTGCACGGTGCCGCGGGACACGGCCAGGTCGAGACCGTCGATCGCCCGGAACCTGCCGAACGTCTTGGTGAGGCCGACGACCTCGATGACTCGGTTGGTCGTCGGCGACTGCTCCACGGCGCGTGCCTTCGTGGACGGGGTGGTCATGACACGGCACCTTTCGACTCGGGCGGCAGCAGGCCGCGCTCGAGCAGCCCGCTCTCCAGTTCGTGCATGAAGGACTTCTGCAGGTCCTCGGGGAAGAGCTGCGTGGTCGCATAGCCGACGTACTCGCCCGAGCTCTGCGACGCCTGCTCCAGCATGCCGCGCACCTGACCCGGTGTGAGGTCCAGTGCTGCCAGGAAGTCGACGGAGTGCTCGGCCATCTCCTCGACCCGGCGGAGCCGTTCGGCCTCGGGCAACGTGTCGACGGACCGGCTGAGATCCCGGAACTCGATGAAGAGCGGAAGGATCAGATCAAGTTGCTCGTCGGTGAGATGCTCCGCGAGGTCGGTGATCATGGACGGCAGCTCCGTGCGGTAGCAGGCGAATTCGACCACCTGCCGTTCGGCTGCGATGAGCGCGGCCACCTCGGGATCACCGGCCCGGGCGAGCAGCCGGTCGTACATCTCGTGCACCGCCCGCGGCATCGGGGACACCGGCCCGCCCTCCCCCGTCGTACGCAGCAGGTTGACCAGTTGCTGTCGCTGCCGGCC
Coding sequences within:
- a CDS encoding MerR family transcriptional regulator; its protein translation is MRVKELADLAGTTVRTIRYYHQIGLLPVPERIGGVRDYGMVQLARLVRIRWLVGSGVPLVSVRAMIEESGDDPDERNAIRTDLAVTLAGVDERIGELGRQRQQLVNLLRTTGEGGPVSPMPRAVHEMYDRLLARAGDPEVAALIAAERQVVEFACYRTELPSMITDLAEHLTDEQLDLILPLFIEFRDLSRSVDTLPEAERLRRVEEMAEHSVDFLAALDLTPGQVRGMLEQASQSSGEYVGYATTQLFPEDLQKSFMHELESGLLERGLLPPESKGAVS
- a CDS encoding ABC transporter ATP-binding protein, with the translated sequence MTTPSTKARAVEQSPTTNRVIEVVGLTKTFGRFRAIDGLDLAVSRGTVHGFLGPNGAGKTTTIRVLLGLYGRDAGVVRVLGRDPATDSATVNRQVSYVAGEVALWPTLTGRQALDALAGLRRSAGGDYDDQRESALIEAFALDTSKRIRKYSKGNRQKVMLVAAFAANTELLILDEPTSGLDPLMERTFGECVEQATSQGRTVLLSSHILGEVEQLCDAVTIIKDGRLVETGQLSQMRHLAASTISAVLSGDVADRVVDEVQDVLGTRVEVARKPLSDGKIRVEASVPQEAVDRVLQVLLVAHPTDVRCTPASLEDLFLRHYKVAAR